A single window of Syntrophotalea acetylenica DNA harbors:
- a CDS encoding DUF58 domain-containing protein: MKPRFHFTIQLKHPPRSEMAGDWAGYDKGTGYEFWGLRKYMPGDSWSRIDWKARARSGELYVREFLRDSAYNLLLICDVSPSMHFGGKYALACDLAISLAHAALRGNNPCGLLLFADQVVAWHPPSAAPRQFHRLVTALRQTPQPKSRQTRLAPALEFVMKRLSSCLGVIISDFHTDLGGLGGLLDAADSRLPAHEMVALHVLEEAEYRLRGIGDGLLTLQDMESGRQMPLDLSHKRQFNTLLRQNRERIVRALARARIDSALLPVGANDLQARVNTLFARRLAARL; encoded by the coding sequence ATGAAACCACGCTTCCACTTTACCATCCAGCTCAAGCATCCGCCGCGCAGCGAGATGGCCGGAGACTGGGCAGGATACGACAAGGGCACCGGCTATGAATTCTGGGGCCTGCGCAAATATATGCCCGGCGACAGCTGGAGCCGCATCGACTGGAAGGCGCGCGCCCGCAGCGGCGAACTTTACGTTCGGGAGTTCCTCAGGGACAGCGCCTATAACCTGCTGCTGATCTGCGACGTGAGTCCCTCCATGCACTTCGGCGGCAAATACGCCCTGGCCTGCGATCTGGCCATATCCCTGGCTCACGCCGCCCTGCGCGGCAACAATCCCTGCGGGCTGCTGTTGTTTGCCGATCAGGTGGTGGCCTGGCATCCGCCGAGCGCCGCGCCGCGGCAGTTTCATCGCCTGGTTACCGCACTGCGGCAGACGCCGCAACCCAAAAGCCGCCAGACGCGCCTGGCACCTGCTCTGGAATTCGTCATGAAGCGACTGAGCTCCTGCCTGGGGGTCATCATTTCCGATTTCCATACCGATCTGGGTGGCCTCGGGGGGCTGCTGGATGCCGCCGACAGTCGCCTTCCGGCGCATGAAATGGTGGCGCTGCACGTGCTTGAAGAAGCCGAGTATCGGCTGAGGGGCATCGGGGACGGGTTGCTGACCCTGCAGGACATGGAGTCCGGACGCCAGATGCCTCTGGACCTGAGCCATAAGCGCCAGTTCAATACCCTGCTCCGCCAGAACCGGGAACGCATCGTGCGGGCCCTGGCCAGGGCCCGCATCGATTCGGCATTGCTGCCGGTGGGGGCCAACGACCTCCAGGCCCGTGTCAACACCCTGTTTGCCAGGCGGCTTGCTGCCAGACTCTGA
- a CDS encoding vWA domain-containing protein, producing the protein MADLQLQYPLALLLLFLAPGFLWLRRRTRRKLPFPAVPPEMAQLRPGFWKRNYNGILFALVYTCLVASLANPGYSRETMEEFIESKWIFLALDLSGSMKRPVSRYSDQTLGDLALDGIASFVDMRRDDDYIGLIAFSSYAKLLAPLTFDKQLLKAKLDLVRSRNHSRIYRELGAGGGTNASEAVWLSLSAFFSMLPEENRLTVEQIAGMREFLLGKPGSLLDIPRKIRDAALGRGMAVILFTDGRIEPTQRAHVRHGGLPNLVNLITLMKAVGVRFYIISVGGEVDQAVEEAMQPAAGEATVGRIFVTSRGLDQTQIEEVYREIDILETNRNLTRITLQPRWLRQPLTLLGLGLAILHLLLRSVPGLRKL; encoded by the coding sequence ATGGCTGATTTGCAACTCCAGTACCCTCTGGCGCTGCTGCTGCTTTTTCTGGCGCCCGGATTCCTGTGGCTGCGCCGGCGCACGCGACGCAAGCTGCCATTTCCCGCGGTGCCCCCGGAAATGGCGCAACTGCGGCCCGGATTCTGGAAACGCAACTACAACGGCATCCTGTTCGCCCTGGTGTATACATGCCTGGTCGCAAGCCTGGCCAATCCCGGCTACTCTCGCGAAACGATGGAAGAATTCATCGAATCGAAATGGATATTCCTGGCCCTTGACCTGTCCGGCTCCATGAAACGTCCGGTCAGCCGCTACTCCGACCAGACCCTGGGAGACCTTGCCCTGGATGGCATCGCTTCGTTTGTCGATATGCGCCGCGACGACGACTACATCGGTTTGATCGCCTTTTCCAGCTATGCCAAACTGCTGGCGCCGCTGACCTTCGACAAGCAACTGCTCAAGGCCAAACTCGATCTGGTGCGCAGCAGAAACCATTCGCGGATTTACCGTGAACTCGGTGCGGGGGGCGGCACCAACGCCTCGGAAGCGGTATGGCTGTCTTTGTCCGCGTTTTTTTCCATGCTGCCCGAGGAAAACCGCTTGACCGTCGAGCAGATTGCCGGCATGCGGGAATTCCTGCTCGGAAAACCGGGATCCTTGCTCGATATCCCGCGGAAAATCCGCGACGCCGCGCTCGGCAGGGGCATGGCCGTCATCCTTTTCACCGACGGGCGCATCGAGCCGACCCAGCGTGCCCATGTGCGCCACGGCGGCCTGCCGAACCTGGTCAACCTCATCACGTTGATGAAAGCGGTCGGCGTGCGGTTTTACATTATTTCCGTTGGCGGCGAAGTCGATCAGGCGGTGGAGGAAGCCATGCAACCGGCGGCGGGCGAAGCCACCGTCGGGCGCATTTTCGTCACCTCCAGGGGACTGGACCAGACACAGATCGAGGAGGTCTACCGGGAAATCGATATTCTGGAGACCAACCGCAACCTGACGCGAATTACCCTGCAACCCCGCTGGCTGCGGCAGCCACTGACCCTTCTGGGGCTTGGACTTGCCATCCTGCATCTGCTGCTGCGCAGCGTACCGGGGTTGCGCAAACTGTAA
- a CDS encoding vWA domain-containing protein, producing MRFSHPHCFWLLLLLVPVAWRIWSTERFLERLRHRFRFDRNGRGAWRLYGRCLLPLLGLAGMVAALAGPAITVLRQGNISDNLVLAIGIDVSKSMLAEDMAVGRLSGQPAVTSVSNRLNAARQLVLTLLSRLEGEKVGLFFFARNGIEVVSPTRDHGFLRYMATHTDLGDLTESGSNLIAALDSGILMAASQTGTPARAVILLTDGEDTENNQAEILQSITSRDAPPPPVFTIGIGRERDVFIPIRRKGAADIDGFFTDSEDIPLKTRLDARTLRAIAETTGGSYIQLTGESLDDVASQLLRNIGTTAATPADLPPRPAPFDLAPLFLATGLLCYILFLLL from the coding sequence ATGCGCTTTAGTCATCCGCACTGTTTCTGGCTGTTACTGCTGCTTGTCCCCGTTGCGTGGCGCATCTGGTCCACGGAGCGGTTTCTGGAGCGGTTGCGGCATCGGTTTCGATTCGATCGTAACGGCAGGGGAGCCTGGAGGCTTTATGGTCGCTGCCTGCTGCCTCTGCTCGGGCTGGCTGGAATGGTAGCCGCACTGGCCGGCCCCGCCATCACCGTCCTGCGGCAGGGAAACATCAGCGACAATCTGGTGCTGGCGATCGGCATCGATGTCAGCAAATCGATGCTCGCCGAAGACATGGCTGTCGGACGGCTATCGGGCCAACCGGCGGTGACCTCCGTATCCAACCGCCTGAATGCCGCCCGGCAACTGGTTCTGACGCTGCTGAGCCGACTGGAGGGAGAAAAGGTCGGTCTGTTCTTTTTTGCGCGCAACGGCATCGAAGTCGTCTCACCGACCCGCGATCACGGATTTCTGCGCTATATGGCGACGCATACCGATCTCGGCGATCTGACCGAATCGGGCAGCAACCTGATAGCCGCACTCGACAGCGGCATACTGATGGCTGCCAGCCAGACCGGCACCCCCGCCCGTGCAGTGATTCTGCTGACAGATGGCGAAGATACCGAAAACAACCAGGCAGAAATCCTGCAAAGCATCACCTCGCGTGACGCGCCCCCGCCCCCCGTGTTTACGATCGGCATCGGCCGCGAACGGGATGTCTTCATCCCCATACGACGCAAAGGCGCCGCCGATATCGACGGTTTTTTCACGGACAGCGAGGATATCCCCCTCAAAACCCGACTCGATGCCCGGACCCTGCGGGCCATCGCCGAAACCACCGGAGGCTCCTATATCCAGCTGACCGGCGAATCGCTCGATGACGTCGCTTCGCAACTGTTGCGCAATATCGGCACCACGGCGGCAACCCCCGCCGATCTGCCCCCGCGCCCCGCGCCTTTCGACCTTGCGCCTCTGTTTCTGGCAACGGGCCTGCTATGCTACATCCTGTTTTTGCTGCTCTAG